One segment of Meriones unguiculatus strain TT.TT164.6M chromosome X, Bangor_MerUng_6.1, whole genome shotgun sequence DNA contains the following:
- the Pou3f4 gene encoding POU domain, class 3, transcription factor 4 — protein sequence MATAASNPYSILSSSSLVPTDSAGMQQGSPFRNPQKLLQSDYLQGVPSNGHPLGHHWVTSLSDGGPWSSTLATSPLDQQDVKPGREDLQLGAIIHHRSPHVAHHSPHTNHPNAWGASPAPNSSITSSGQPLNVYSQPGFTVSGMLEHGGLTPPPTAASTQSLHPVLREPPDHGELGSHHCQDHSDEETPTSDELEQFAKQFKQRRIKLGFTQADVGLALGTLYGNVFSQTTICRFEALQLSFKNMCKLKPLLNKWLEEADSSTGSPTSIDKIAAQGRKRKKRTSIEVSVKGVLETHFLKCPKPAAQEISSLADSLQLEKEVVRVWFCNRRQKEKRMTPPGDQQPHEVYSHTVKTDASCHDL from the coding sequence ATGGCCACAGCTGCCTCGAATCCCTACAGCATTCTCAGTTCCAGCTCCCTCGTCCCTACGGACTCTGCAGGCATGCAGCAGGGAAGTCCTTTCCGCAATCCTCAGAAACTTCTCCAAAGTGACTACTTGCAAGGAGTTCCCAGCAATGGGCACCCTCTAGGGCATCACTGGGTGACCAGTCTGAGCGACGGGGGCCCATGGTCCTCCACACTGGCTACCAGCCCCCTGGACCAGCAGGACGTGAAGCCAGGACGCGAAGATCTGCAACTGGGCGCAATCATCCATCACCGCTCGCCACACGTAGCCCACCACTCACCGCACACTAACCATCCGAACGCCTGGGGAGCGAGCCCGGCTCCAAACTCGTCCATCACGTCCAGCGGCCAACCCCTGAATGTGTACTCGCAGCCAGGCTTCACGGTGAGCGGTATGCTGGAGCATGGGGGACTCACTCCACCACCAACTGCTGCCTCTACACAGAGCCTGCATCCAGTGCTCCGGGAGCCTCCAGACCATGGTGAGCTGGGCTCGCACCACTGCCAGGACCATTCCGATGAAGAGACTCCAACCTCTGATGAGTTGGAACAGTTCGCCAAACAATTCAAACAAAGAAGAATCAAGTTGGGTTTCACCCAAGCCGACGTGGGGCTGGCACTGGGCACACTGTATGGCAACGTGTTCTCGCAGACCACCATCTGTAGATTCGAGGCCTTGCAACTGAGCTTCAAGAATATGTGCAAGCTGAAACCCCTGCTAAATAAGTGGCTCGAGGAGGCTGATTCATCCACAGGAAGCCCGACCAGCATTGACAAGATCGCCGCTCAGGGCCGTAAGCGCAAGAAGCGAACCTCTATCGAGGTGAGTGTCAAGGGAGTACTGGAAACGCATTTCCTCAAGTGTCCCAAGCCTGCAGCGCAGGAGATCTCCTCCCTGGCAGACAGCCTCCAGTTGGAGAAAGAAGTGGTGCGCGTCTGGTTCTGtaacagaagacaaaaagaaaaaagaatgactcCGCCAGGGGATCAGCAGCCACACGAGGTTTACTCGCACACGGTGAAAACAGATGCGTCCTGCCATGATCTCTGA